One genomic segment of Labilibaculum sp. DW002 includes these proteins:
- the msrA gene encoding peptide-methionine (S)-S-oxide reductase MsrA: protein MKKMILLYCILLSGFVNANNTMSEKNKEDKYELATFGAGCFWCVEAIFQELKGVESVVSGYMGGNGETTYKEVCTGQTGHAEVCQIKFNPRIISFEELLEIFWQVHDPTTLNRQGADVGTQYRSAIFYHSEEQKNISESIKAKLNESGAWDNPIITEISIKSKFYKAENYHQDYFNSNSNQPYCSMVIKPKQDKFKKAFKHRLKNH, encoded by the coding sequence ATGAAAAAGATGATATTATTATATTGTATACTCCTTTCTGGCTTTGTTAATGCAAATAACACTATGAGCGAAAAGAATAAAGAAGATAAATATGAACTAGCTACATTTGGAGCTGGTTGTTTTTGGTGTGTAGAAGCAATTTTCCAAGAACTAAAAGGAGTTGAGAGTGTAGTTTCGGGCTATATGGGAGGCAATGGGGAGACAACATATAAGGAGGTTTGTACAGGTCAAACAGGACATGCCGAAGTTTGTCAAATTAAATTTAATCCTCGCATAATAAGCTTTGAAGAACTTCTTGAAATATTTTGGCAAGTGCACGATCCTACAACTCTAAATAGACAAGGGGCTGATGTTGGAACACAGTATAGATCTGCAATCTTTTATCATTCAGAAGAACAAAAGAATATATCTGAATCAATAAAAGCAAAATTAAATGAAAGTGGTGCATGGGACAATCCAATCATCACTGAAATTTCCATTAAATCTAAATTCTACAAAGCTGAAAATTATCATCAGGACTATTTCAACAGTAATTCTAACCAGCCATACTGTTCAATGGTTATAAAACCTAAGCAAGATAAATTTAAAAAAGCCTTTAAACATAGGCTTAAAAATCACTAA
- a CDS encoding AMP-binding protein, with the protein MKEELTINGKYFAGEALYHHCEERVNNSSFQWERDVYAFILEWFDSKDSVIAKTSGSTGVPKEVTLSKQKMLNSAKLTGDFFGFENGQSALLCLSANYIAGKMMIVRAFLWQLNLILVDPNGNPLESINTKVDFAAMVPLQLVNSLKSPSTLGLINNLLIGGGAVDFKLEKQIQNLTTRCFSSYGMTETVSHVAIKPLNGPNQSKYFKGLGDVTFSLDERSCLKINAPQVLSLPIVTNDVVDLIDDKQFTWLGRYDNVVNSGGIKLFPETIEAKLQNVISAPFFLAGVPDEKLGQKLVLLVENPIAAENDKLKLQVKIKGLLDKFEQARDIFFIKEFIKTPNGKLKREATLSVLNLKGS; encoded by the coding sequence ATGAAAGAGGAATTGACCATAAATGGGAAATATTTTGCAGGTGAGGCACTATACCATCATTGCGAGGAACGTGTAAACAATAGCTCCTTTCAATGGGAGAGAGATGTTTATGCTTTTATTTTAGAATGGTTCGATTCAAAAGATTCTGTTATTGCAAAAACGTCAGGTTCCACAGGTGTGCCCAAAGAAGTTACACTCTCTAAACAGAAGATGCTAAATTCAGCAAAGCTAACAGGCGATTTTTTTGGTTTTGAGAATGGGCAATCAGCACTTCTTTGTTTATCAGCAAACTATATTGCTGGTAAAATGATGATTGTTCGTGCCTTTTTGTGGCAACTAAACCTAATTTTAGTTGATCCAAATGGAAATCCTTTGGAAAGTATCAACACTAAAGTGGATTTTGCAGCTATGGTTCCACTTCAATTGGTTAATAGCCTAAAATCACCTAGTACATTAGGATTAATTAATAATTTGCTGATAGGAGGAGGAGCAGTTGATTTCAAACTAGAAAAGCAAATTCAGAATTTGACTACAAGATGTTTTTCTAGTTATGGAATGACTGAAACGGTTTCCCATGTGGCAATTAAACCTTTAAATGGACCAAATCAATCCAAATATTTTAAAGGTTTAGGCGATGTCACATTTTCTCTCGATGAGAGAAGTTGTTTGAAAATTAATGCACCTCAGGTTTTATCCTTACCAATTGTAACCAACGATGTTGTTGATTTAATTGATGATAAACAATTTACTTGGCTTGGGCGGTACGACAATGTTGTAAATTCAGGAGGTATCAAATTGTTCCCAGAAACAATTGAAGCAAAACTACAGAATGTGATTTCTGCGCCATTTTTTTTAGCTGGAGTACCAGATGAAAAGTTAGGTCAGAAGCTAGTCTTACTCGTAGAAAATCCAATAGCTGCAGAAAATGATAAATTGAAACTTCAAGTAAAAATAAAAGGCTTGCTCGATAAGTTCGAACAAGCCAGAGATATTTTTTTTATTAAGGAATTTATTAAAACTCCAAATGGGAAATTGAAAAGAGAGGCTACATTGTCTGTTTTAAACTTGAAAGGTAGCTAA
- a CDS encoding o-succinylbenzoate synthase: MLKADFHYYPLDFKRPSGTSRGVLTKKDSWFIRVWDDQKPSVKGIGECSIIQGLSSDDRPGYEDKIKEVCENIDDFWYYLENGLKNWPSIYFGLETAFLDLKSNGSKLLFPSEFTKGLAQISINGLVWMGDSVFMKEQIQQKLEDGFNCLKLKIGAINFDDEIKLLESIRKEFSVDQIELRVDANGAFLPQNSLDKLKQLAQYDLHSIEQPIKAGQWNEMAELCVKTPLPIALDEELIGIHEIETKRELLDTIKPQYIILKPSLLGGIRGSEEWITLANERNIPWWITSALESNIGLNAIAQWTYTLSNSMPQGLGTGQIYTNNIVSPLYMEKGLLAFNKTNKWELNF, from the coding sequence ATGCTAAAAGCTGATTTTCATTATTATCCTTTAGATTTTAAACGTCCAAGTGGAACCTCTAGAGGGGTTTTAACAAAGAAAGATTCTTGGTTCATTCGAGTTTGGGATGATCAAAAACCTTCTGTTAAAGGAATTGGGGAGTGTTCTATCATTCAAGGTTTGAGTTCTGATGACAGGCCAGGATACGAAGATAAAATAAAAGAGGTTTGTGAAAATATTGATGATTTTTGGTACTATCTTGAGAATGGATTAAAGAATTGGCCTTCAATTTATTTTGGGTTAGAAACTGCCTTTCTGGATTTAAAATCGAATGGGAGTAAGCTGTTGTTTCCATCAGAATTTACGAAAGGACTTGCACAAATTTCCATTAATGGCCTTGTTTGGATGGGGGATTCAGTCTTTATGAAAGAGCAGATTCAACAAAAATTGGAAGATGGTTTTAATTGTTTAAAGCTTAAGATAGGAGCAATCAATTTTGATGATGAAATTAAGCTTTTAGAATCGATTAGAAAAGAATTTTCAGTTGATCAAATTGAATTAAGAGTAGATGCTAATGGAGCATTTTTACCTCAGAATTCGTTGGATAAATTAAAACAATTAGCACAATATGATTTACATTCAATCGAGCAACCAATAAAAGCTGGTCAATGGAACGAGATGGCTGAATTGTGCGTGAAAACCCCGCTACCAATTGCTTTAGATGAGGAGCTAATCGGAATTCATGAGATCGAAACGAAGCGTGAATTACTGGATACAATTAAGCCTCAGTATATTATTCTTAAGCCAAGTTTATTAGGTGGGATCAGAGGAAGTGAAGAATGGATTACTTTAGCAAATGAACGAAATATTCCTTGGTGGATAACTTCTGCTTTAGAATCGAATATCGGCCTGAATGCAATTGCCCAATGGACTTATACCTTAAGCAATTCAATGCCACAAGGACTCGGTACTGGGCAAATTTATACGAATAATATTGTATCTCCTTTGTATATGGAAAAAGGCTTGCTAGCTTTTAATAAGACTAATAAGTGGGAACTTAATTTCTGA
- a CDS encoding 1,4-dihydroxy-2-naphthoate polyprenyltransferase, giving the protein MSKTKAWIHAFRLRTLPLALSSILLGSFLAASHDKFNSSIFILAITTTLFLQILSNLANDLGDSISGADNENRIGPERAVQSGDISKKEMKNMLFVFIVLSLITGSYLIYEGLQLISLQEGLILLGVGVLAIGAAINYTIGKNPYGYMGFGDLFVFIFFGLVGVIGSYFLHTGSLNWITVLPAISIGLLSVGVLNLNNMRDVENDSKTGKITIVVKMGAEKAKIYHLTLIFIAMLSACLYTFFKWDSALQLLFLFSFPFFIRNIIVVIKNVNSRELDPELKKLAISTFLFSLCFGLGLILKLF; this is encoded by the coding sequence ATGAGTAAAACGAAAGCATGGATTCATGCCTTTAGATTAAGAACCCTTCCTTTAGCCCTTTCGAGTATTTTACTTGGAAGCTTTTTAGCAGCATCACATGATAAATTCAATTCATCTATATTTATATTGGCCATTACAACCACTCTTTTTTTGCAGATTCTATCGAATCTGGCAAATGATTTAGGTGATTCAATTTCTGGTGCTGACAATGAAAATCGAATTGGCCCTGAGCGGGCCGTTCAAAGTGGAGACATTAGTAAAAAGGAAATGAAGAACATGTTGTTTGTCTTTATTGTATTATCGCTGATAACAGGCTCATATCTAATTTATGAAGGTCTACAGCTAATTAGTCTGCAAGAAGGATTAATTCTTTTGGGTGTTGGAGTTTTAGCAATAGGCGCAGCTATAAATTATACAATAGGCAAGAACCCATATGGTTATATGGGCTTTGGCGATTTATTTGTTTTTATCTTTTTTGGATTGGTTGGTGTAATTGGATCTTATTTTCTGCACACAGGTAGTTTAAATTGGATAACAGTATTGCCAGCAATATCAATTGGCTTGCTAAGTGTCGGTGTATTAAATTTAAATAATATGCGTGATGTTGAAAATGATAGCAAAACAGGAAAAATAACCATTGTTGTCAAAATGGGAGCTGAAAAAGCTAAAATATACCATTTGACTTTAATATTTATTGCAATGCTTTCTGCATGTTTATATACTTTCTTTAAATGGGATTCGGCTCTACAGTTGTTGTTTTTGTTTAGTTTTCCATTCTTTATCAGAAATATTATTGTGGTAATCAAAAATGTCAATTCAAGAGAACTAGATCCAGAATTAAAAAAATTAGCCATTAGTACATTCTTATTTAGTTTGTGTTTTGGCCTTGGATTAATTCTAAAATTATTTTAA
- a CDS encoding twin-arginine translocation signal domain-containing protein, whose amino-acid sequence MSNKNTNRRGFLQKLGVAVGAATLIDKEAFADINPNRFSSKQDRRQFLENYKVWVNEYIEVVENEKINNADVSNKHKIMELSAQADGWQEQIKEYLKEDDFKQEYIALSKQFADAITPELEA is encoded by the coding sequence ATGAGTAATAAAAACACAAACAGACGAGGTTTTCTTCAGAAATTAGGGGTTGCAGTTGGTGCTGCTACTTTAATTGATAAGGAAGCTTTTGCGGATATTAATCCAAATCGTTTTTCATCGAAACAAGATCGACGTCAATTTTTGGAAAATTATAAGGTTTGGGTGAATGAATACATTGAGGTTGTAGAAAATGAGAAAATTAATAATGCTGATGTTAGTAACAAGCATAAAATAATGGAATTGTCAGCTCAGGCTGATGGTTGGCAAGAGCAAATTAAAGAATATTTGAAAGAGGATGATTTTAAGCAGGAGTACATTGCTCTTTCAAAACAATTTGCCGATGCGATAACGCCTGAATTGGAAGCTTAA
- a CDS encoding HD domain-containing protein, producing the protein MTNKHIPTREEAFTLLKKYTKSESLRKHGLAVEAVMRYYAKKYNEDEEKWGVIGLVHDLDWDQFPEDHCNKTREILEQENWPEEYIRAIQSHAWLTCTEVEPKSLLEKTLYAVDELTGLVTTTALIRPSKSVMDVKVKSVKRNWKNKRFAAGVDRTVIARGADMLDIELEDLIHDCIKGMQKIASELGLNGSDLNT; encoded by the coding sequence ATGACTAACAAACATATACCAACACGCGAAGAAGCATTCACTTTACTGAAAAAATACACCAAGTCTGAAAGCTTAAGAAAACATGGACTAGCGGTTGAAGCGGTTATGCGATACTATGCTAAGAAGTACAATGAAGATGAAGAAAAGTGGGGCGTAATTGGCCTTGTACATGATTTAGATTGGGATCAATTTCCAGAGGATCATTGCAATAAAACAAGAGAAATTCTGGAGCAGGAAAATTGGCCAGAAGAGTACATTAGAGCCATTCAAAGTCATGCATGGCTAACCTGCACAGAAGTTGAACCAAAAAGCCTATTAGAAAAAACACTTTATGCTGTTGATGAATTAACTGGATTGGTTACTACTACAGCTTTAATTCGTCCTTCTAAATCGGTTATGGATGTTAAAGTTAAATCGGTAAAAAGAAACTGGAAAAACAAACGTTTTGCAGCTGGAGTTGACCGAACTGTTATTGCGCGTGGAGCTGATATGCTAGATATCGAACTTGAAGACTTAATTCATGATTGCATTAAAGGAATGCAGAAGATTGCTAGTGAGTTAGGCTTAAATGGAAGTGATCTAAATACTTAA
- a CDS encoding sensor histidine kinase: protein MPKLSYLLFVYFILSIPNNTFSTKLFAQEQNNSEQNVLVLHSYHQGLAWTDSITSGIRAVFKDRPDINLIFEYLDTKRNYNEEYFTALQNIYKVKAKQIPFQAIITSDNAAFTFMKDHGSKFYPDIPVIYCGVNDLDRNILKDYPNFFGYGEKADHHGTLSSIKKIFPERKNIFIINDNTITGKAIQRELDEIIEEFEDVNFESISEFTMESLQQTIRNLDDSYVIYLLVVNRDKNGNFISYQKGITQIKEVAHVPIFGSWDFYLNKGLFGGKITRGYEQGSRAATLALKLMQESFTNDIPQFNYLPSTYVFDHNELIKFDISINQLPENSIILNEPKDLSLLIKISLISIIILILVVLSLIIWLKIKQKRAIVLQNLVLEKTSKLNETNQELEKVIQNKDKFFSILAHDLRGSIGVILNLSSFINNEEIEISEEEKNEFNRDIFHVVTRTSTLLEDLFYWGTNQIKGGPELDYSQFDINEVLQEISKTFKINLSNVSFEIDDSSELKINSDLNICKFIFRNIIQNAIKYSNKGGCVWIRSYTKENKFYIEVKDQGIGMSKEIIESIYQKNPIRIEGLSGQKTTGLGLPTVLDYLDILEGELLIKSESGKGSTFTIVLRSHEELEQV from the coding sequence ATGCCAAAATTATCATATTTACTCTTCGTTTATTTTATTTTATCCATTCCAAACAATACCTTTTCAACTAAATTATTTGCTCAAGAACAAAATAATTCAGAGCAAAATGTTTTAGTACTTCATAGCTATCACCAGGGACTGGCATGGACTGACAGCATTACTAGTGGAATACGCGCCGTTTTTAAAGACCGACCAGATATTAATCTCATTTTTGAATATCTAGACACTAAGCGGAATTATAATGAAGAGTATTTTACCGCTTTGCAAAACATCTACAAAGTAAAAGCCAAACAAATTCCTTTTCAAGCAATTATTACCAGCGACAATGCTGCTTTTACTTTTATGAAAGATCATGGAAGCAAATTCTATCCAGACATTCCTGTTATTTATTGTGGCGTAAATGATCTTGATCGAAATATACTAAAGGACTATCCCAACTTTTTTGGCTATGGAGAAAAAGCTGACCATCATGGTACACTATCTTCAATAAAAAAAATATTTCCAGAAAGAAAAAATATTTTCATTATCAATGATAACACGATTACTGGAAAAGCTATTCAAAGAGAGTTAGACGAAATTATTGAAGAATTTGAAGATGTTAATTTTGAATCTATTTCAGAATTCACAATGGAGAGTTTGCAACAAACCATACGAAATTTGGATGATAGCTATGTAATTTACCTACTTGTTGTTAACAGAGATAAGAACGGAAACTTCATATCCTACCAAAAAGGAATAACACAAATTAAAGAAGTAGCACATGTTCCAATATTCGGTTCTTGGGATTTTTACCTAAATAAAGGTTTATTTGGGGGTAAAATTACAAGAGGATACGAACAAGGCAGTAGAGCAGCAACCCTTGCATTAAAATTAATGCAAGAATCATTCACCAACGACATACCGCAATTCAACTATTTACCTAGCACCTATGTTTTTGATCATAATGAATTGATTAAATTTGATATCTCTATAAATCAATTACCCGAAAATAGCATAATCTTAAATGAACCAAAAGATTTAAGCTTACTTATAAAAATTAGCCTTATCAGTATAATCATATTGATTTTAGTCGTGCTAAGTTTAATAATTTGGTTAAAAATCAAACAAAAAAGAGCCATTGTACTACAAAATTTAGTCCTTGAAAAAACATCAAAATTAAATGAAACAAATCAAGAACTTGAAAAAGTAATACAAAACAAAGACAAATTTTTCTCCATTCTTGCACATGACCTAAGAGGCTCTATTGGCGTAATTTTAAACCTTTCTAGCTTTATAAATAATGAAGAAATTGAAATAAGCGAAGAAGAAAAAAATGAATTCAATAGAGACATATTTCATGTAGTTACGAGAACAAGTACTTTACTAGAAGATTTATTTTATTGGGGTACCAATCAAATAAAAGGTGGCCCAGAGCTAGACTATTCGCAATTTGATATTAATGAGGTTTTACAAGAAATATCCAAAACATTTAAAATTAACCTAAGCAACGTATCTTTTGAAATTGACGATTCTTCTGAATTGAAAATCAATAGTGATTTAAACATTTGCAAGTTTATATTTCGCAACATTATTCAAAATGCAATAAAATATAGTAATAAGGGAGGTTGCGTGTGGATCCGATCCTATACTAAGGAGAATAAATTTTATATTGAGGTAAAGGATCAAGGTATTGGTATGTCAAAAGAAATTATTGAAAGTATCTATCAAAAAAATCCTATACGAATAGAAGGGCTATCCGGACAAAAAACAACTGGATTAGGGCTTCCTACTGTTCTTGATTATTTAGACATATTAGAAGGTGAGTTATTAATTAAAAGTGAATCAGGCAAAGGATCAACATTTACGATTGTATTGAGAAGTCATGAAGAATTGGAACAAGTTTAA